The following are encoded together in the Candidatus Abyssobacteria bacterium SURF_5 genome:
- a CDS encoding ROK family protein, with protein sequence MGLRYYIGVDIGATWIKIGLVTREGQLVSKVETATRDISSPADFLASAKKSIGMLLEKNDVLKESLLAIGVGAPGWVNYAAGIVNDLTNIPGWQFVPLAKELERSNHLPAFVDNDANVMAIGEMVHGAGKGFRNFVCLTLGTGVGGAIVIDRDIYRGMSGLAGEIGHMTLDMNGRLCACGAKGCLERYVGNRFIVQNAVERLREQIDGKSVILELAGNQVENITPKLLSEAAAAGDEIALDVWRETGIYVGVALAVLVNLLNPECFIIGGGVANAGEILFDPMRESMESLAMNQVGKQTPVFQARLGKDAGMIGAATFAMTYLEKNYPSNR encoded by the coding sequence ATGGGATTGCGATACTATATCGGCGTCGACATCGGCGCGACGTGGATAAAGATCGGATTGGTGACCCGCGAAGGACAGCTCGTTTCAAAGGTGGAAACAGCAACACGTGATATATCGAGCCCCGCAGACTTTCTTGCGAGCGCAAAGAAATCGATCGGCATGCTGCTGGAGAAGAATGACGTCTTAAAGGAATCGCTTCTCGCCATTGGAGTGGGAGCGCCCGGCTGGGTGAATTATGCGGCCGGAATTGTGAATGATTTGACGAATATTCCGGGATGGCAATTTGTGCCGCTCGCGAAAGAATTGGAGCGAAGCAATCATCTTCCCGCGTTTGTGGATAATGATGCCAACGTGATGGCAATAGGCGAGATGGTGCATGGAGCTGGCAAAGGATTTCGGAATTTTGTCTGCCTCACGCTGGGGACGGGCGTCGGCGGAGCGATTGTAATCGACAGGGATATCTATCGCGGGATGAGCGGCCTGGCAGGCGAGATCGGTCATATGACACTGGATATGAATGGCCGCCTGTGCGCGTGCGGCGCCAAGGGATGTCTCGAGCGCTACGTAGGAAACCGTTTCATCGTTCAAAATGCGGTCGAGCGGCTGCGGGAGCAGATCGATGGAAAGAGCGTCATTTTAGAGCTTGCGGGGAATCAGGTGGAGAATATAACTCCCAAACTCCTCTCAGAAGCTGCCGCCGCCGGGGACGAAATCGCCTTGGATGTGTGGCGGGAAACCGGTATCTATGTCGGTGTAGCCCTGGCGGTGCTCGTAAATCTCTTGAATCCGGAATGCTTCATCATTGGGGGAGGTGTTGCCAATGCAGGAGAAATTCTTTTTGACCCGATGAGAGAGAGCATGGAATCCCTCGCGATGAACCAGGTAGGTAAGCAAACTCCTGTTTTTCAGGCACGTCTTGGAAAGGATGCAGGCATGATCGGAGCGGCCACGTTTGCCATGACCTACCTGGAAAAGAATTATCCCTCCAACCGATAG
- a CDS encoding bifunctional folylpolyglutamate synthase/dihydrofolate synthase, whose translation MNSLEYLLSFQRFGIKLGLDNINYLLDQIGNPHSRFRVIHITGTNGKGSVAAFLSSVLEEKGFRVGRFISPHLIDFSERIVVNDNPISRQDIDELVEQIRPVVHAMQAEPKLGHPTFFEAVTAMAFSYFARMRIDFGVIEVGMGGRYDSTNVVNPCLCVITNIHLEHCEYLGDTIEKIAVEKAGIIKPGVDVVSAADRPEARQVIDQKAGECGSAVFYLGRDFRVSSRRDRFPRQYIDFEGPWGSVRDIELNLGGDFQASNAALAVMGIETLAKRGIIPSDESALRAGMAAARWPARLEKILDSPMVLLDGAHNPSAMRALADTIQSLFPGRRIILVVAILSDKDSAECLRILRSVGSTIILTQSTYERALSAEKLLAVADGIFENPLCEPSLAAAMRRALSLCGHEEIILVAGSLFNVAEVKQFVENMNTKAVWHA comes from the coding sequence ATGAATTCTCTCGAGTATTTACTGTCTTTCCAGCGTTTCGGGATCAAGCTCGGGCTGGACAATATCAATTACCTCCTTGACCAGATCGGGAATCCGCATTCTCGGTTCCGGGTCATCCACATTACCGGAACAAACGGAAAGGGCTCGGTTGCCGCATTCCTTTCCTCCGTCCTTGAAGAAAAGGGCTTTCGCGTAGGCCGCTTTATTTCTCCTCATCTCATTGATTTTTCCGAGCGAATAGTTGTGAACGACAATCCAATCTCGCGCCAGGATATTGATGAACTGGTGGAACAGATACGTCCGGTTGTCCACGCAATGCAAGCAGAACCAAAGCTGGGGCACCCGACGTTCTTCGAAGCTGTCACCGCGATGGCATTCAGTTACTTTGCCCGGATGAGAATAGACTTCGGAGTCATCGAGGTTGGAATGGGGGGCCGATACGACTCCACAAACGTCGTCAACCCGTGCCTTTGCGTGATAACCAATATCCATCTGGAGCACTGCGAATATTTGGGTGATACAATTGAAAAAATAGCGGTTGAGAAAGCTGGTATCATTAAACCGGGCGTCGATGTCGTTTCGGCTGCAGATCGGCCGGAAGCACGCCAGGTGATCGATCAAAAAGCGGGGGAGTGTGGTTCAGCGGTTTTCTATCTGGGCCGTGATTTTCGAGTGAGTTCGCGGCGCGACCGCTTTCCCAGACAATACATCGATTTTGAGGGACCGTGGGGGAGTGTTCGAGATATTGAGCTTAATCTCGGAGGCGATTTTCAAGCGTCCAATGCGGCCTTGGCTGTTATGGGGATAGAAACCCTTGCGAAAAGAGGCATCATCCCATCCGATGAGAGCGCCCTTCGGGCGGGAATGGCGGCCGCCCGATGGCCGGCCAGGCTGGAAAAGATCCTGGATTCTCCAATGGTTCTGCTCGACGGCGCTCACAACCCGTCGGCCATGCGCGCCCTAGCCGATACGATACAATCGCTTTTTCCCGGACGCCGCATAATCCTGGTCGTTGCGATTCTCTCAGATAAGGATTCCGCTGAATGCCTGCGCATCCTGAGAAGCGTCGGCAGCACGATCATCTTAACTCAATCCACATATGAACGGGCGCTTTCCGCAGAAAAATTGCTTGCCGTCGCAGACGGGATTTTTGAGAATCCGCTATGCGAGCCGTCGCTGGCGGCCGCCATGCGACGGGCGCTTTCGCTGTGCGGACATGAGGAAATCATTCTGGTCGCCGGCTCTTTGTTCAACGTTGCCGAGGTCAAGCAGTTTGTTGAAAACATGAATACGAAAGCCGTTTGGCACGCCTGA